A DNA window from Linepithema humile isolate Giens D197 chromosome 6, Lhum_UNIL_v1.0, whole genome shotgun sequence contains the following coding sequences:
- the Mvk gene encoding mevalonate kinase, which produces MIEFRISAPGKVILHGEHAVVYGKTALAASLDLRTTVAFAELPKSDSKDIIKIEFTDMDLQLDLPLQLFLDHFYGDNFHYRIGENNDSLLHEQVEQFIASLDSSCGIRIPTNQQKLSVHAFFYLLLYVGHEERIDIKPFHVNLSTRLTISAGLGSSASFAVCLAACFLHWSRLQKAAVGPFDRDDLEKISKYALNCERIIHGSPSGIDNSVCTYGSIIEFRRGEPVNVLPEMPSMKILLVNSKISRNTKDQVKRVADLRQLYPAIIDPVLDSIDVLSRTALEVIGRIRDNLDNDAALLEEYKKLLTLINMNQGLLSALDVSHLKLDVICSIARASAFAGKLTGAGGGGYAYILLLPHTPAERITNLSEQLIAEGFSVTTTSLGCNGVRIE; this is translated from the exons atgatcgaGTTCAGAATATCCGCACCGGGCAAGGTGATCCTGCATGGAGAACATGCGGTGGTGTACGGGAAAACTGCTCTGGCAGCTAGCTTAGATTTGCGCACCACAGTTGCATTCGCCGAACTACCCAAATCAGATTCAAaagatattatcaaaatagaGTTTACCGATATGGATCTACAGCTGGACCTGCCTTTACAGCTGTTCCTGGACCACTTCTATGGCGATAATTTCCATTACAGAATCGGCGAAAATAATGACTCGCTATTGCACGAACAAGTGGAGCAGTTCATCGCCTCGCTGGATAGTTCGTGCGGCATACGCATTCCGACGAATCAGCAGAAGTTAAGCGTACATGCGTTCTTTTACTTGCTCCTTTACGTCGGCCACGAAGAGCGAATCGATATAAAACCTTTCCACGTGAACTTGAGCACGCGGTTAACGATCAGCGCGGGATTGGGCAGTTCGGCGTCGTTCGCGGTGTGTCTCGCGGCATGCTTTCTGCATTGGTCGCGTCTGCAGAAGGCTGCTGTAGGTCCTTTCGACAGAGACGATCTCGAGAAGATCTCAAAGTACGCTCTGAACTGCGAGCGAATCATACACGGCTCTCCGTCCGGCATCGACAACAGCGTGTGCACTTACGGCTCGATAATAGAATTCCGACGGGGTGAGCCGGTGAATGTGCTGCCTGAAATGCCGAGCATGAAGATCCTGCTGGTCAACTCGAAGATCAGCCGCAATACGAAGGATCAGGTGAAGCGAGTGGCGGATCTGAGACAACTGTATCCGGCAATAATCGATCCCGTTTTGGACAGCATCGACGTTCTGTCGAGGACGGCTCTTGAAGTGATCGGCAGAATTCGCGACAACTTAGATAACGATGCAGCTCTTCTGGAAGAATACAAGAAGTTACTG ACTCTTATAAACATGAACCAAGGACTGCTAAGCGCGTTGGATGTGTCGCACTTGAAGCTGGATGTTATTTGCTCAATCGCACGAGCTTCCGCATTCGCGGGGAAGCTCACAGGTGCAGGTGGAGGTGGATACGCATACATTTTGCTGCTGCCGCACACGCCGGCAGAACGTATCACGAATCTCTCTGAACAGTTAATCGCAGAGGGTTTTAGCGTCACAACGACCAGTCTAGGTTGCAACGGAGTGAGGATTGAATAA